Genomic DNA from Bacteroidales bacterium:
TACTTCTATTACGGTTGGTAAAATGGCTACTTTCGACGGCTCGGTAATGACTTCTCATACAGATGATAGTCATCGTACGCGCTCTTGGGTTAATATTGTTCCGCCTAAAAAACATAAGGCAGGGGAAGTTTCTAAGATGTATAAACGTGTTCAAGATAATACTAAAGCAATGCCTGCTTATGCTCATAACGAAATAGGCAGTATACCACAATTGAGCAAAACTAACGGGTTTATCAATACAGCTTATCCAAGCATGAATGATAAACAATTAGCTATGGGAGAAAGCACTTTCGGCGGTCGCGATGAATTGCAAAGTGATGCCGGTTTAATCGATTGTCAGCGTTTATGTTTGCTGTTGCTTGAGCGAACAGAAACGGCAAGAGAAGCTATTGAGCTTTCGGGTGAGTTATTAGAAAAATATGGCTGGAACGATTATGGCGAATGTCTTACTATTTCCGATCCGAAAGAAGTATGGCATCTGGAAATTGTTGGTCCCGGCGCAGGAAAAGTAGGAGCTGTCTGGGCTGCTCAACGCGTTCCGGATAATCATATTTCGGTAAATGCTAATGCGAGTACGATTAAGGAAATAGATTTGGAAAATCCCGACTATTTTATGGCTTCAAAAAATATATTTGAAGTAGCAAAGGAGATGGGATATTGGAATCCTGAAAAAGAAACATTCCGTTTTAATTACGCATATGCACCACATAGTCGTACTTCAATAGCCTCAAGGCGAAGAGAATGGCGCGTTTTTGATTTGGCTGCTCATAGTTTAGGATTAGATCCAAATGCTTCCGATTATCCTTTTTCTGTAAAGCCGGATACATTGATAACTCTTGAAAAAATGGTTAGTATGTTTCAGGATTATTATGAAGGTACCGAATTTGATATGCGTAAAAGTTTAACGGTAGCTGATGAAAATGGTAAAATGATTATATCGCCTTTGGCAAATCCACATATGCCTTATGATGCTCTTAAATTACATCGTATTAATGGAGGTTGGGGAGCTTTAGGCGAACGAACTATTGCTCGTTGGTATACAATGTATGGCACTATTATTCAATGTCGCGATTGGTTGCCTGATATGATAGGTGGAGTAGAATGGTTGGCAATGGATAATATATCCACATCAATTTATATTCCGGTATACGCAGGAACGACAGATTTACCCGAATCGTATAAAACCCCAGGTCGTAATGGCTTTACGTATAAATCGGCTTGGTGGGCTTTTAATCGCACGGGTACTTTAGCAGCACAGCGTTGGGGTGATATGCACAAAGATGTTGATGCTGTTTTTGGTCCAATGCAAAAAGAAGTTTTTGAAAATACTTCCGAATTTGAAAAGGAAGTATTAGAATTGTATAGGAAAAGTCCTAAGAAAGCACAAGAAAAATTAACGGGATATACCATTCACTGGGGAAATAAAGTTGTTGATGCAGCTTGGCAATTAGGTAATGATTTATGGACTAAATACGATGAAAAATTTTAATAATTTTAAACAATATTTTTTCTAATTAGATTTTTTGAATCATACATTATGAATATTATTTTTACTTTCCTTTGGAATACAATTACATTAATTGGGGCTTTGGGCTTATTCCTTTTCGGGATGAAATTAATGAGTGAAGCCTTGCAAAAAGTAGCAGGAAGTAAAATGCGCCACATCCTTGGCGCAATGACTAACAATCGTTTTAAAGGAGCTCTAACGGGAGTTTTGGTTACAACTACCATTCAGTCATCTTCAGCCACTACCGTGATGGTTGTAAGTTTTGTTAATGCGGGTTTGTTGTCGTTAACAGGTGCCGTTGCCGTGATAATGGGTGCCAATATTGGAACTACTGTTACCGCTTGGATAATTTCCCTCTTAGGATTTAAAGTGAGCTTAAGTTTTTTGTCGTTGCCTTTAATAGGATTGAGTTTTCCTCTTTTCTTCTCAAAAAACGGACTAAGAAAATCATGGGGAGAATTCGTTATTGGCTTTGCTATACTGTTTATTGGCTTACAGTTTTTGAAAGAATCTGTTCCCGATATTAAAAGTAATCCAGATGCATTAAGCTTTTTATCCGCCTATGTTGATTTAGGCTTTTGGTCTGTACTTATTTTTGTTCTTATAGGAACCATTTTAACCATAATTATTCAATCTTCAAGTGCAACTATGGCTCTGACTTTAGTGTTATCTTACAATGGTTTAATTCCTTTTGAATTGGCTGCGGCAATGGTTTTGGGTGAAAATATCGGGACTACCATTACGGCAAATTTAGCTGCTATGGTTGCTAATACTTCCGCTAAACGAGCGGCAAGAGCACATTTGCTTTTTAATATATTTGGTGTTATTTGGATATTGCTGCTATTTAAACCTTTTCTTGGTTTTATCGATTATGTTGTAAATATTAATCACGGAGTTTCTATTTTAGCAGGCAATCTTTCTTCCGCCGAATTTGAAAGTGTAAAAGGAGTGTATCCTATTGGCTTATCATTATTCCATACTACCTTTAATGTTCTAAATACTATTTTCCTTATCGGTTTTGTTAATACTATTGCTAAAGTGGCTACTTATCTTGTAAAACAAAATGATGAAGAAGACGAAGAGTTCCGATTAAAATACATTAATACAAGCCTTTTATCTACAACAGAGATATCAACGGTATTAGCTCAAAAAGAGATTGCTAATTTTGGTAAGCGTGTAGAAAAAATGTTTTGCTTTATTCCACAATTAATTGATGAAAAAAAGCCTAAAAAATATTCTAAACTTTTGGAACGCATTAAAAAATATGAAGAAATAACCGATAATATAGAAGATGAGATAGCCGCATATTTATCTAAAATGCTCGAAGGAGAGATGAGTAACGAAAGCTCAAGAAA
This window encodes:
- a CDS encoding C69 family dipeptidase, which encodes MKKYYIVLLFFTSHFIINAQTADKSDWEGGYPEACTSITVGKMATFDGSVMTSHTDDSHRTRSWVNIVPPKKHKAGEVSKMYKRVQDNTKAMPAYAHNEIGSIPQLSKTNGFINTAYPSMNDKQLAMGESTFGGRDELQSDAGLIDCQRLCLLLLERTETAREAIELSGELLEKYGWNDYGECLTISDPKEVWHLEIVGPGAGKVGAVWAAQRVPDNHISVNANASTIKEIDLENPDYFMASKNIFEVAKEMGYWNPEKETFRFNYAYAPHSRTSIASRRREWRVFDLAAHSLGLDPNASDYPFSVKPDTLITLEKMVSMFQDYYEGTEFDMRKSLTVADENGKMIISPLANPHMPYDALKLHRINGGWGALGERTIARWYTMYGTIIQCRDWLPDMIGGVEWLAMDNISTSIYIPVYAGTTDLPESYKTPGRNGFTYKSAWWAFNRTGTLAAQRWGDMHKDVDAVFGPMQKEVFENTSEFEKEVLELYRKSPKKAQEKLTGYTIHWGNKVVDAAWQLGNDLWTKYDEKF
- a CDS encoding Na/Pi cotransporter family protein, with the translated sequence MIFTFLWNTITLIGALGLFLFGMKLMSEALQKVAGSKMRHILGAMTNNRFKGALTGVLVTTTIQSSSATTVMVVSFVNAGLLSLTGAVAVIMGANIGTTVTAWIISLLGFKVSLSFLSLPLIGLSFPLFFSKNGLRKSWGEFVIGFAILFIGLQFLKESVPDIKSNPDALSFLSAYVDLGFWSVLIFVLIGTILTIIIQSSSATMALTLVLSYNGLIPFELAAAMVLGENIGTTITANLAAMVANTSAKRAARAHLLFNIFGVIWILLLFKPFLGFIDYVVNINHGVSILAGNLSSAEFESVKGVYPIGLSLFHTTFNVLNTIFLIGFVNTIAKVATYLVKQNDEEDEEFRLKYINTSLLSTTEISTVLAQKEIANFGKRVEKMFCFIPQLIDEKKPKKYSKLLERIKKYEEITDNIEDEIAAYLSKMLEGEMSNESSRKIMAMLAIIDNLESNADVIYQISRVIDQNNQRKITIPEEQVDLLKELWALVRESFEEMNSNLDQSLWSVNPEKALSIEKRINIKRNELRIKHFEDLKAKKYKHKVGVFYTDIFSLSEKIGDYVINVTEAIEESKKY